The DNA region CGGAAACTGAGCCCTCCATGGTAACATCATCCGTATCAAGGTCTACCCTGATCCGGTCGGCCCTGAATTCATCGTTAGTTTTATAGACCACCGGAAACCCCGACAGATCCAGCAGTTTTGCCTGACGGCGGTACACGGCGTATTCGGAACGGCACACCATATCATCCTTGAAGAGCCGAACCGAGATTTGGAATACCGTTATTTCGGCCTGATCGTCATATTCAATAAAACGGCCCTTGGCGACGATTTCGTTTTCCCGGTCCTCCAGGGTGGAATTCCCCTCCAGCCGGGCTATTTTGAGTTTTCGGTCATAGCGTAGGCGGTCGGTCTGGAAGAGTATGTTTTTATCCTCCTCCA from Treponema primitia ZAS-2 includes:
- a CDS encoding OstA-like protein, with translation MVIKTLPLTLLLLALSFSVNADTFTFRADHMTGGRASGKEITMLTGNAEVRSDKLLLRANRIELQGEDNQFIDCFGEVWGLEEDKNILFQTDRLRYDRKLKIARLEGNSTLEDRENEIVAKGRFIEYDDQAEITVFQISVRLFKDDMVCRSEYAVYRRQAKLLDLSGFPVVYKTNDEFRADRIRVDLDTDDVTMEGSVSGSIKEKAKEEATEEVTEETKEEE